A single region of the Candidatus Neomarinimicrobiota bacterium genome encodes:
- a CDS encoding PQQ-binding-like beta-propeller repeat protein has protein sequence MTLFFRYCFLILSYLSISVTFAEDRETVARFAWLSDTHVGSSTGAEDLSLAMHDINRMNDIDFTLISGDITETGDDSSLELAKAILDSLRKPYYIVPGNHDTKWSGSGATKFPKLWGSDRFVFEFGGFRFIGLHEGPLMRMGDGHFSPEDLRWLDSVLVNLPEKEEPLIFVTHYPVDSSIDNWYELLDRIKPFNIKTILVGHGHRNRVLDFEGIPGVIGRSALRGKDPVGGYTIVDILGDSLIFYERTTGKGTKPSWHRLSLEERDYLSDTTEYERPDFSINAAYPQAQVKWKFDTDHTIASAPAVWRDHVVVGNSNGTVHDLSVKDGTERWRIQTGSSVYSTPQIAGGKVVFGSADSSIYCLDMENGNRLWQYATGAPVVAAPAVRGGTVYVGGSDGTFRAIDLELGTRVWEFSEVGGFVETRPLVYEDRVVFGAWDSYLYALDSRDGSLAWKWWNGNPSTLYSPAACWPVGSEKKVFIVAPDRFMTAIDVETGKTVWRADGYNVRETIGISEDGATVYARSMWDTLFAFSASAQEPEIIWSTSCGYGYDIDPSMPVEKDGVVFFGTKNGLVIAAGAQTGDLRWKHRMGVTVVNTVAPVDAQRVVVTDMDGRVMLIESQH, from the coding sequence GTGACATTGTTTTTCCGTTATTGCTTCCTGATTCTCAGTTACCTTTCTATCTCAGTCACATTTGCTGAGGACCGGGAAACTGTCGCACGCTTTGCCTGGCTGAGCGATACTCATGTGGGCAGCAGTACCGGTGCCGAAGATTTGAGTCTCGCCATGCACGATATCAACCGGATGAACGACATTGACTTCACTCTCATTTCGGGAGATATCACAGAGACGGGAGACGACTCCAGTCTGGAACTTGCCAAAGCGATTCTCGATAGTCTCCGCAAGCCGTACTACATTGTTCCCGGCAACCACGACACCAAATGGTCTGGGTCGGGAGCGACAAAGTTTCCCAAGCTGTGGGGAAGCGACAGGTTTGTCTTTGAGTTCGGGGGTTTCCGTTTCATCGGATTGCACGAGGGTCCCCTGATGCGCATGGGGGATGGACATTTTTCACCGGAGGATCTGAGGTGGCTCGATTCGGTTCTGGTGAACCTTCCCGAGAAAGAAGAGCCACTCATATTTGTCACGCACTATCCTGTCGACTCCTCCATAGACAACTGGTATGAACTGCTCGATAGAATCAAACCGTTCAACATAAAAACCATATTGGTGGGCCATGGCCATCGCAACAGGGTCCTCGATTTTGAAGGAATACCTGGTGTAATCGGCCGATCCGCTCTGAGGGGCAAAGATCCGGTGGGAGGATACACGATTGTGGATATCCTCGGAGACAGTCTTATTTTCTACGAACGAACCACCGGGAAAGGGACCAAACCGTCCTGGCACCGGCTGTCACTTGAAGAGAGAGACTATCTCTCTGATACCACGGAATACGAGCGACCGGACTTTTCCATAAATGCAGCCTATCCACAGGCGCAGGTGAAGTGGAAATTTGACACGGACCATACCATTGCCTCCGCACCTGCGGTCTGGCGGGATCATGTGGTAGTAGGGAACAGCAACGGAACCGTGCACGATCTCTCGGTGAAGGATGGGACGGAGAGATGGAGGATTCAGACGGGGTCATCCGTCTATTCGACTCCCCAAATAGCAGGTGGAAAGGTGGTATTTGGCTCAGCGGACAGCAGTATCTACTGTCTCGATATGGAGAATGGAAATCGCTTATGGCAATATGCAACCGGGGCTCCGGTGGTGGCAGCGCCGGCGGTCCGTGGCGGCACGGTATACGTGGGTGGAAGTGACGGTACTTTCAGGGCAATCGATCTGGAATTGGGGACCCGGGTGTGGGAGTTTTCCGAGGTGGGTGGCTTCGTTGAAACCAGGCCGCTCGTCTATGAGGACAGGGTCGTCTTTGGCGCCTGGGACTCCTATCTTTACGCACTGGATTCTCGCGACGGCTCCCTTGCCTGGAAGTGGTGGAACGGGAATCCTTCCACGCTCTATTCTCCCGCCGCCTGCTGGCCTGTAGGATCTGAAAAGAAGGTTTTCATTGTTGCCCCGGACAGGTTCATGACGGCCATCGACGTTGAAACGGGAAAAACCGTGTGGCGAGCCGATGGGTATAACGTGAGGGAAACCATCGGCATTTCCGAAGACGGCGCCACGGTCTACGCCCGGTCCATGTGGGATACCCTGTTCGCCTTTTCCGCCTCAGCTCAGGAACCGGAGATTATCTGGTCAACCTCCTGTGGTTATGGCTACGACATCGACCCTTCCATGCCGGTGGAAAAAGACGGCGTCGTCTTTTTTGGAACCAAGAATGGTCTTGTGATTGCCGCAGGCGCCCAAACCGGAGACCTCAGGTGGAAACACCGAATGGGCGTCACGGTGGTGAACACGGTGGCTCCCGTGGACGCACAGCGGGTGGTGGTGACGGATATGGACGGCAGGGTGATGCTCATCGAAAGTCAACACTGA